A genomic segment from Prochlorothrix hollandica PCC 9006 = CALU 1027 encodes:
- a CDS encoding serine/threonine-protein kinase — protein sequence MLKNRYELQKRIGGGTFGETSLAWDHRDASYTTGRQCVVKRLHYQGTAETLAIAITLFEREAATLQTLGQHPQIPELYDSFREGGEFYIFQEHIDGQPLLAELQDDQGNPRRLTADQTVRLLQEILVVLRVVHGNGIIHRDLKPENIMRRRGDGKVVLIDFGAVKQVSSVLGDGSSTVNVGTAGYMPAEQAMGKPKFASDIYAMGMLGLQCLTGIHPKELQEHPQTGEIDWAAHQRTLRPDLVRVLDRMIIYDFRQRYGDAGQAVVALGQLGVKPVAVRYPSREPSPRDDSNQRFSSDELRRRRDRERGGTQPAPKPPPPKPTLWDRWRTWLVTVGLPAVAQILGAVALALYQGGAGVVQGLGDLGNRWWRAGRWNLLLWGWLLALGLSFGGLGVQWAGIALVWLADASGAVGAVVYTLLALFLGCGLLAAPNATEKDSAIGAVAVAWVVAWAVAVAGVVAWVVAEAEAWAVAVAVAVAEAGAGAWVVAVAWAWAVAMAGVVAWAVAGVVAVAVAGAVAVAVAGAWATDQGLFSEVSFVAMLATQLGLSVLSYGWAIAQPQNDSPRLSWSMLLISLLASFGTFYWLLQQNKALIITGIYLGLGFGLVIAMVTASLVGAGKRLHLRTLPRSPGSPKAFPYYTQRLTLLVVPSVLGFWLGWQAYPSFPWADLIRP from the coding sequence ATGTTGAAAAACCGCTATGAGCTGCAAAAGCGTATCGGGGGGGGAACCTTTGGGGAAACGTCCCTGGCCTGGGATCACCGGGATGCAAGCTACACCACCGGGCGACAGTGTGTGGTCAAGCGGTTGCACTACCAGGGCACTGCGGAGACCTTGGCCATTGCCATTACGTTATTTGAGCGAGAAGCCGCAACCCTCCAGACCCTGGGGCAGCATCCCCAAATTCCGGAACTGTATGACAGTTTTAGGGAAGGGGGGGAGTTTTATATTTTCCAGGAACATATTGATGGCCAGCCCCTCCTGGCGGAATTGCAGGATGACCAGGGGAACCCCCGCCGTCTGACGGCGGATCAAACGGTGCGCCTGTTACAGGAAATTCTGGTGGTGCTACGGGTGGTCCACGGCAACGGGATTATTCACCGGGATCTGAAGCCGGAGAACATCATGCGGCGGCGGGGGGATGGCAAGGTGGTGTTGATTGACTTTGGGGCAGTGAAGCAGGTGAGTTCGGTGCTGGGGGATGGTTCCAGTACGGTGAATGTGGGAACGGCGGGCTATATGCCAGCGGAACAGGCCATGGGCAAACCGAAGTTTGCCAGTGATATTTATGCCATGGGGATGCTGGGGTTGCAGTGTTTAACGGGGATCCACCCAAAAGAATTGCAGGAACATCCGCAAACTGGGGAGATTGACTGGGCCGCACACCAGAGGACACTGAGGCCGGATCTGGTGCGGGTGTTGGATCGGATGATTATCTATGATTTTCGTCAGCGCTATGGTGATGCTGGGCAGGCGGTGGTGGCTTTGGGGCAGTTGGGGGTGAAACCGGTGGCGGTGCGTTACCCGTCCAGGGAGCCTAGCCCTAGGGACGACTCGAACCAGCGGTTCAGCAGTGACGAGTTGCGTCGCCGCCGAGACCGGGAACGGGGCGGAACCCAACCGGCCCCCAAACCCCCACCCCCGAAGCCAACCCTGTGGGACAGGTGGAGGACTTGGCTGGTGACAGTGGGACTGCCGGCAGTGGCACAGATCCTGGGAGCCGTAGCGTTGGCGCTATACCAGGGGGGAGCCGGAGTGGTGCAGGGATTGGGCGACCTGGGCAACCGCTGGTGGAGAGCAGGCCGCTGGAACCTGTTGCTCTGGGGCTGGCTGTTGGCATTAGGGCTGAGTTTCGGCGGCTTGGGGGTGCAGTGGGCGGGCATTGCCCTAGTCTGGCTAGCAGACGCTTCTGGGGCAGTTGGGGCGGTGGTTTACACTTTACTAGCTCTGTTCCTAGGGTGCGGTTTGTTAGCAGCACCTAACGCAACTGAGAAGGATTCGGCGATCGGGGCTGTGGCTGTGGCTTGGGTTGTGGCTTGGGCTGTGGCTGTGGCTGGGGTTGTGGCTTGGGTTGTGGCTGAGGCTGAGGCTTGGGCTGTGGCTGTGGCTGTGGCTGTGGCTGAGGCTGGGGCTGGGGCTTGGGTCGTGGCTGTGGCTTGGGCTTGGGCTGTGGCTATGGCTGGGGTTGTAGCTTGGGCTGTGGCTGGGGTTGTGGCTGTGGCTGTGGCTGGGGCTGTGGCTGTGGCTGTGGCTGGGGCTTGGGCTACAGATCAGGGCTTATTCAGTGAGGTTAGTTTTGTCGCCATGCTAGCTACTCAGTTGGGGTTATCGGTCCTGAGTTATGGCTGGGCTATTGCTCAACCCCAGAATGATTCCCCTCGTTTGTCTTGGTCTATGCTTCTAATATCACTATTGGCTAGCTTTGGGACGTTTTATTGGTTATTACAACAAAATAAAGCATTAATCATCACTGGGATCTATCTAGGTCTTGGTTTTGGCCTAGTTATCGCCATGGTGACTGCTAGCCTCGTCGGTGCCGGTAAACGCCTCCACCTGCGCACCCTCCCCCGCAGCCCCGGTAGCCCTAAAGCTTTTCCCTACTACACGCAGCGCCTGACCCTGCTGGTGGTGCCCAGCGTCCTCGGCTTCTGGCTGGGTTGGCAAGCCTACCCTAGCTTCCCCTGGGCCGACTTAATCCGCCCCTAA
- the hetR gene encoding hypothetical protein (controls heterocyst differentiation; has protease DNA-binding activity), translated as MNPSALDQILLYLAFSALRTGGHRHGAFLDAAATAAKCAVYSTYQEQGSNLRLTGQLHHVEPKRVKEIVQEIEAALTQGKLLKMLGSQEPHYLIQLPHLWQQRYPWTPGQSRLGGSNLTPSECQQIEARMPADLPPAQLINLFQLMELIEVLHGRSQEDLPCDRRMPLSESMAEHIRRRLIYSGTVLSVESSWGTPFYALQRPVYAPAGEEERNYVVVEDTARYFHLMRRWAEKQPHTIRILEELNIPADRMEEALGELDVLLRQWADRYHDDTATQTVSVQMVAGKATEIPMADLTDPLG; from the coding sequence TTGAACCCCAGTGCCCTAGATCAGATTTTGCTCTATCTAGCGTTTAGTGCCCTGCGGACTGGGGGCCATCGTCATGGGGCATTCTTGGATGCCGCCGCCACCGCTGCCAAGTGTGCCGTCTATAGCACCTACCAGGAACAGGGCAGCAACCTGCGGCTGACGGGGCAACTGCACCATGTGGAGCCAAAGCGGGTTAAGGAAATCGTTCAAGAAATTGAAGCGGCCTTGACCCAAGGCAAGCTGCTGAAAATGCTGGGATCCCAGGAACCCCATTACTTGATCCAACTGCCCCATCTCTGGCAACAGCGCTATCCCTGGACCCCAGGGCAGTCCCGGCTGGGGGGCAGCAACCTCACCCCCTCGGAATGCCAGCAAATCGAAGCCCGAATGCCAGCGGATCTCCCCCCGGCCCAACTGATTAACCTGTTTCAGTTAATGGAACTGATCGAGGTGCTCCATGGCCGTTCCCAGGAAGATTTGCCCTGCGATCGCCGGATGCCCTTGAGCGAATCCATGGCGGAACATATTCGGCGGCGACTAATCTATTCTGGCACCGTGCTGAGTGTGGAGTCCTCCTGGGGCACTCCCTTCTATGCCCTTCAGCGTCCTGTCTATGCCCCCGCTGGGGAAGAGGAGCGCAATTATGTGGTGGTGGAAGATACGGCCCGCTATTTCCACTTGATGCGGCGCTGGGCGGAGAAGCAACCCCACACGATCCGGATTCTGGAGGAGTTGAATATTCCTGCCGATCGCATGGAAGAAGCCCTGGGGGAACTGGATGTGTTATTGCGCCAGTGGGCCGATCGCTACCACGACGACACCGCAACTCAAACCGTTTCAGTCCAAATGGTGGCAGGCAAAGCCACGGAAATCCCGATGGCAGATCTAACGGATCCCCTGGGTTAA
- a CDS encoding glycosyltransferase has product MVSTALVHEWLTPHATGGSELVVQEILKVVDADLYALIDFESSNPHSYLYGRTIGTTFLQGWPRAAQGVQKYLPLLPLAIEQLDLRDYDLILSSSHAVAKGVLTAPHQTHICYCHTPMRYAWDLTFDYLARSRAGRGAVGWVTKAILHYLRHWDVISANRVDYFLANSHHTARRIWRCYRREAEVLYPPVNVDRFAYNPQKQDFYLTVSRLVSYKKIPLLVRAFNQLELPLVVIGDGPELAEVQRLAGPQVQVLGAQPNGVVEQYMGQAKALLYGACEDFGITLLEAQAAGTPVIAYGGGGALETVRDLRQDPQGATGLLFPQQTERAVVEAVRYFEAQGSRISPEACRVQADRFRSQVFRQRYGDLVSKHIK; this is encoded by the coding sequence ATGGTCTCCACTGCCCTCGTCCATGAATGGCTGACCCCCCACGCCACCGGCGGCTCCGAACTGGTGGTGCAGGAAATTTTGAAGGTGGTCGATGCGGATCTGTATGCCCTCATCGATTTTGAGTCCTCCAATCCCCACAGCTACCTCTATGGACGCACCATTGGCACCACCTTTCTGCAAGGGTGGCCGAGGGCAGCTCAGGGAGTCCAAAAATATTTGCCCCTGTTGCCCCTGGCGATCGAACAACTGGATCTGCGGGACTATGACCTGATCCTCTCCTCCTCCCATGCCGTCGCCAAAGGGGTCTTGACGGCCCCCCACCAAACCCACATTTGCTATTGCCACACCCCCATGCGCTACGCCTGGGATCTCACCTTCGACTACCTGGCCCGCAGCCGCGCTGGACGAGGGGCCGTGGGCTGGGTCACCAAGGCCATCCTCCACTACCTGCGCCACTGGGACGTGATCTCTGCCAATCGGGTCGATTACTTTTTGGCCAACTCCCACCACACCGCCCGCCGCATTTGGCGCTGTTATCGCCGGGAAGCCGAAGTGTTGTATCCGCCGGTGAACGTCGATCGCTTCGCCTATAACCCCCAGAAACAGGACTTTTACCTCACTGTCTCCCGCCTAGTGAGCTACAAAAAGATTCCCCTGCTGGTACGGGCCTTCAATCAGTTGGAGTTGCCCCTGGTGGTGATTGGGGATGGTCCAGAACTGGCAGAGGTGCAACGCTTAGCGGGTCCCCAGGTGCAGGTGTTGGGGGCGCAGCCCAATGGGGTGGTGGAGCAATACATGGGACAGGCCAAAGCCTTGCTCTATGGTGCCTGCGAGGATTTCGGCATTACCCTGCTGGAGGCCCAGGCAGCGGGCACACCGGTCATTGCCTATGGTGGGGGGGGAGCGCTGGAGACGGTGCGGGATCTGCGACAGGATCCCCAGGGGGCAACGGGCCTGTTGTTCCCCCAGCAAACGGAACGCGCGGTGGTGGAGGCGGTTCGCTATTTTGAAGCCCAGGGATCCCGCATTAGTCCAGAAGCCTGTCGGGTTCAGGCCGATCGCTTCCGCTCCCAGGTTTTTCGTCAACGCTATGGGGATCTGGTGAGTAAACATATTAAGTAA
- a CDS encoding clan AA aspartic protease — MIIEFVVDTGFTDYLCLPPEAVSLLGLPFIYDIPVNLADNSEVLLAVHEAIILWNGEEREIRVLATGRRPLLGTALLDDHELVVQFTEGGLVTIDEL, encoded by the coding sequence GTGATTATTGAATTTGTTGTAGACACAGGTTTTACTGACTATCTGTGCTTACCCCCAGAGGCGGTTAGCTTGTTGGGATTGCCATTTATTTACGATATTCCTGTAAACCTAGCGGACAACAGCGAAGTTCTGTTAGCAGTTCATGAAGCAATTATTCTTTGGAATGGAGAAGAGCGAGAAATTCGTGTACTGGCTACAGGAAGAAGACCACTACTTGGAACTGCTTTACTGGATGATCATGAACTTGTCGTCCAGTTCACAGAAGGTGGGTTAGTGACAATTGATGAATTGTAA
- a CDS encoding sulfotransferase: protein MHIIRNPFDNISSIYRRDGKRLGLNLEGCTNHYFKLCKTISELKAKTESNRIFDMKSEDFIQDPKGMLRELCSFLELSAPEDYLSDCAQIVFPSPNQSRKRYEWNNDLIERVDLEISRFSFLEGYSYNS, encoded by the coding sequence ATTCACATCATTCGTAATCCGTTTGACAATATAAGTTCTATCTATAGACGAGATGGTAAACGCCTTGGATTAAACTTAGAAGGCTGTACTAATCACTATTTCAAACTTTGTAAAACCATTAGTGAATTGAAGGCTAAAACCGAAAGTAACCGAATATTCGACATGAAATCTGAAGATTTCATTCAAGACCCTAAAGGTATGCTGAGGGAACTATGTAGCTTCTTGGAGTTATCAGCACCAGAAGATTATTTGTCAGATTGTGCGCAAATAGTCTTCCCCTCCCCGAATCAGAGTCGTAAGAGGTATGAATGGAATAATGATTTAATTGAACGTGTTGATCTGGAGATTTCGAGGTTCTCGTTCTTGGAGGGTTATAGCTATAATTCTTGA